Proteins encoded within one genomic window of Amycolatopsis nigrescens CSC17Ta-90:
- the secA2 gene encoding accessory Sec system translocase SecA2 produces MPALINRVGKRLRRIIQRPGSVELTRYQALLPAIEKREPELEKLSDAELGEAAAKVREEAAFGDQQLVEVCALGREAARRALNERAFDVQLLGTMGLLSGHVVQMETGEGKTLAGALAAAGYALQGKRVHVISVNDYLARRDAEWMRPVYDLLGVSVGWVEPAHSREERRTAYACEVTYGAVSEVGFDVLRDRLVTGADGVVQPDPEVAIVDEADSVLVDEARVPLVMAGSVDAAVADEEVANVVRRLRLGLHYETDSDGRNAWLTTAGSSVVEKALGITDLYGEGSDSGSGRLAAVNVALHAHALLTRDVDYLVRDGKVQLINVARGRVAELQRWPDGLQAAVEAKEQLAATDRGEILDSITVQALLARYPQVAGMTGTAVAVAEQLREFYKLEVAVIPPNTPNIREDAEDRIFASPSQKLRAIEDEIRRVHKTGRPILVGTQDVAESEELAEKLAKVDLPCVVLNARNDAEEAAIIAEAGTFGAVTVSTQMAGRGTDIRLGGADGADRERVAELGGLHVIGTARYPSSRLDGQLRGRSGRQGDPGSAVFFASLNDDLVLSNAPDVPTDIHADNTTGEITDGVAHRQINHAQRVAEGVHLEIHRNTWRYTRLIEHQRHDLLKHRDEVLRTDLAAEKLKKAEETQYTELEEKLGEEKLAEVCREIMLFHLDELWSDHLAFLTDVRESIHLRALARETPLDEFHRTAIPEFHKIIPKIEERSVKTLTEAEITENGIDLAASGVRRANSTWTYLVHDNPFDSDFEQTLKRVRSMLRKK; encoded by the coding sequence GTGCCAGCACTGATCAACCGGGTCGGCAAGCGGCTGCGCCGGATCATCCAGCGTCCGGGCAGTGTCGAGCTGACCAGGTACCAGGCGCTGCTTCCGGCGATCGAAAAGCGCGAGCCCGAGTTGGAGAAACTTTCCGACGCGGAGCTCGGCGAAGCGGCCGCCAAGGTGCGCGAGGAAGCCGCGTTCGGCGACCAGCAGCTGGTGGAGGTCTGCGCGCTCGGCCGCGAGGCCGCCCGCCGTGCGCTGAACGAACGCGCCTTCGACGTCCAGCTGCTCGGCACCATGGGCCTGCTCTCCGGGCACGTGGTGCAGATGGAGACCGGTGAGGGCAAGACGCTCGCCGGCGCGCTGGCCGCCGCCGGCTACGCGCTGCAGGGCAAACGGGTGCACGTCATCTCGGTCAACGACTACCTGGCCCGCCGCGACGCGGAGTGGATGCGGCCGGTGTACGACCTGCTCGGCGTCTCGGTCGGCTGGGTCGAGCCGGCGCACAGCCGTGAAGAGCGGCGTACCGCGTACGCGTGCGAGGTGACCTACGGCGCGGTCAGCGAGGTCGGCTTCGACGTGCTGCGCGACCGGCTGGTAACCGGCGCGGACGGCGTGGTCCAGCCGGACCCCGAGGTCGCGATCGTGGACGAGGCGGACTCGGTGCTGGTGGACGAGGCCAGGGTGCCGCTGGTGATGGCCGGTTCGGTGGACGCGGCGGTGGCCGACGAGGAGGTCGCCAACGTCGTCCGGCGGCTCCGGCTCGGGCTGCACTACGAGACCGACTCCGACGGCCGCAACGCCTGGCTGACCACGGCAGGCTCCTCGGTGGTGGAGAAGGCGCTCGGCATCACCGACCTCTACGGCGAGGGCTCCGACTCCGGCTCCGGGCGGCTGGCCGCGGTGAACGTGGCGCTGCACGCGCACGCACTGCTCACCCGCGACGTGGACTACCTGGTGCGCGACGGCAAGGTGCAGCTGATCAACGTGGCCCGCGGCAGGGTGGCCGAGCTGCAGCGCTGGCCGGACGGGCTGCAGGCCGCGGTGGAGGCCAAGGAGCAGCTGGCCGCCACGGACCGCGGCGAGATCCTGGACTCGATCACCGTGCAGGCGCTGCTGGCCCGCTACCCGCAGGTCGCGGGCATGACCGGCACCGCGGTGGCGGTCGCCGAGCAGCTGCGGGAGTTCTACAAGCTCGAGGTGGCGGTGATCCCGCCGAACACGCCCAACATCCGGGAGGACGCCGAGGACCGGATCTTCGCGTCGCCGTCGCAGAAGCTGCGCGCGATCGAGGACGAGATCCGCCGGGTGCACAAGACCGGACGGCCGATCCTGGTCGGCACCCAGGACGTGGCCGAATCCGAGGAACTGGCGGAGAAGCTGGCCAAGGTCGACCTGCCGTGCGTGGTGCTGAACGCGCGCAACGACGCCGAAGAGGCCGCGATCATCGCCGAGGCCGGCACCTTCGGCGCGGTCACCGTGTCCACCCAGATGGCCGGCCGCGGTACCGACATCCGGCTCGGCGGCGCGGACGGCGCGGACCGGGAGCGGGTGGCCGAGCTGGGCGGGCTGCACGTGATCGGCACCGCGCGGTACCCGTCGAGCCGGCTGGACGGGCAGCTGCGCGGCCGCTCCGGCCGCCAGGGCGACCCCGGCAGCGCGGTGTTCTTCGCCAGCCTGAACGACGACCTGGTGCTCTCGAACGCGCCGGACGTGCCCACCGACATCCATGCCGACAACACCACCGGCGAGATCACCGACGGGGTCGCGCACCGGCAGATCAACCACGCCCAGCGGGTCGCCGAGGGCGTGCACCTGGAGATCCACCGCAACACCTGGCGCTACACCCGGCTGATCGAGCACCAGCGGCACGACCTGCTCAAGCACCGCGACGAGGTGCTCCGCACCGACCTCGCCGCGGAGAAGCTGAAGAAGGCGGAAGAAACGCAGTACACCGAGCTCGAAGAGAAGCTGGGCGAGGAGAAGCTGGCCGAGGTGTGCCGGGAGATCATGCTCTTCCACCTGGACGAGCTGTGGTCGGACCACCTGGCGTTCCTGACCGACGTGCGGGAGAGCATCCACCTGCGCGCGCTGGCCAGGGAGACCCCGCTGGACGAGTTCCACCGCACCGCGATCCCCGAGTTCCACAAGATCATCCCGAAGATCGAGGAGCGCTCGGTAAAGACGCTGACCGAAGCGGAGATCACCGAGAACGGGATCGACCTGGCGGCGTCCGGGGTGCGGCGGGCGAACTCGACCTGGACCTACCTGGTGCACGACAACCCGTTCGACTCCGACTTCGAGCAGACCCTGAAGCGGGTCCGGAGCATGCTCCGCAAGAAATAG
- a CDS encoding TetR/AcrR family transcriptional regulator, which translates to MAAKSEPSQERSRRRRDALLRAAGELLAEGGGKAITHRAVAARAGLSASAATYFFDSIQELTEQALALQVADRVGELKALTRVALREGTSFDEVATLFAGVLTAGSPLRDAIGQYEVYLEAARNPALRGPVAEALDTFRAVTASVLAELGVRDPARAARAFMAVIDGFILHQLANPGHDEENVAALAEALRGMFIAQVMSDDERADWQARLARRRE; encoded by the coding sequence ATGGCCGCCAAGTCCGAACCCAGTCAGGAACGCAGCAGGCGCCGGCGCGACGCCCTGCTCCGCGCGGCCGGCGAGCTGCTGGCCGAGGGCGGCGGCAAGGCGATCACGCACCGCGCGGTCGCCGCCCGCGCCGGGCTTTCCGCGTCCGCGGCGACCTACTTCTTCGACTCGATCCAGGAACTCACCGAGCAGGCGCTCGCGCTGCAGGTCGCCGACCGGGTCGGCGAGCTGAAGGCGCTGACCAGGGTGGCGCTGCGCGAGGGCACCAGCTTCGACGAGGTCGCCACGCTGTTCGCCGGGGTGCTCACCGCCGGGTCGCCGCTGCGCGACGCGATCGGGCAGTACGAGGTGTACCTGGAGGCCGCGCGCAACCCCGCCCTACGCGGGCCGGTCGCGGAGGCGCTGGACACCTTCCGCGCGGTCACCGCGTCCGTGCTGGCCGAGCTCGGGGTGCGCGATCCGGCGCGGGCGGCCAGGGCCTTCATGGCGGTGATCGACGGGTTCATCCTGCATCAGCTGGCGAACCCCGGACACGACGAAGAGAACGTCGCGGCGCTCGCCGAGGCGCTGCGTGGCATGTTCATCGCACAGGTGATGAGCGATGACGAGCGGGCCGACTGGCAAGCACGCCTCGCCCGCCGTCGTGAGTGA
- a CDS encoding lipase family protein gives MVTSTRKLTGRLTICAAVLAVAVSGLVAPPASAAALPPDQDSFYVPPPDLASAAAGEVLRSRAVQTAVWGQVPLKVDTWQVLYRTNDTFGQPQAGVATIIVPRKPAPPGGRKLLAYQMAEDSLGRKCDPSYQLQQGAEVTNPVEQIELLAIGGALDQGWTVVVPDHQGPNAAYAAGVQAGHHVLDSIRATEGFAQSEVAGAGTEVGMWGYSGGAIATGWASELQADYAPELNVKGVAQGGVASDVGNLLRKINRGPFAGYALGGMVGVSRAYPELAGLLDRILTAEGKAKVDQIKDMCNGDIVLSGLFQDLFKLTTVADPIAEPDAQQVIAAERRGQHRPAAPQYIYEAVNDEIMPLEDVDALAAKYCAQGVPVNYQRDLASEHITLAATGAPAALTWLIDRLGGKPEPSGCTTETKLATALDPAALTTLFKYLAGLKDFFF, from the coding sequence ATGGTCACTTCGACGAGGAAGCTGACAGGCCGCCTGACGATCTGCGCGGCGGTACTGGCCGTCGCGGTCAGCGGGCTGGTCGCGCCGCCTGCCAGTGCGGCCGCGCTCCCGCCGGACCAGGACTCGTTCTACGTCCCACCACCAGATCTGGCCTCGGCCGCGGCCGGTGAAGTGCTGCGGTCGCGTGCGGTTCAGACCGCGGTCTGGGGCCAGGTCCCGCTGAAAGTGGACACCTGGCAGGTGCTGTACCGCACCAACGACACCTTCGGGCAGCCGCAGGCCGGGGTGGCCACCATCATCGTGCCGCGCAAGCCAGCCCCGCCCGGCGGCCGGAAGCTGCTCGCCTACCAGATGGCCGAGGACAGCCTCGGCCGCAAATGCGATCCGTCGTACCAGTTGCAGCAGGGCGCCGAGGTGACCAACCCGGTCGAGCAGATCGAGCTGCTGGCCATCGGCGGGGCGCTGGACCAGGGCTGGACCGTGGTGGTGCCGGACCACCAGGGCCCCAACGCCGCCTACGCGGCCGGGGTACAGGCGGGGCACCACGTGCTCGACTCGATCCGCGCGACCGAGGGGTTCGCGCAGTCCGAAGTGGCCGGCGCCGGCACCGAGGTCGGGATGTGGGGCTACTCCGGCGGGGCCATCGCCACCGGCTGGGCGTCCGAGCTCCAGGCCGACTACGCGCCCGAGCTGAACGTGAAGGGCGTCGCGCAGGGCGGTGTCGCCTCGGACGTCGGCAACCTGCTGCGCAAGATCAACCGCGGCCCGTTCGCCGGCTACGCGCTCGGCGGCATGGTCGGGGTCAGCCGGGCGTACCCGGAGCTGGCCGGGTTGCTGGACCGGATCCTCACCGCCGAAGGCAAGGCGAAGGTGGACCAGATCAAGGACATGTGCAACGGCGACATCGTGCTCAGCGGGCTGTTCCAGGACCTGTTCAAGCTGACCACGGTGGCCGACCCGATCGCCGAGCCGGACGCGCAGCAGGTGATCGCCGCCGAACGCCGCGGCCAGCACCGGCCCGCCGCTCCGCAGTACATCTACGAAGCGGTCAACGACGAGATCATGCCGCTGGAGGACGTGGACGCGCTGGCCGCGAAGTACTGCGCCCAGGGCGTCCCGGTGAACTACCAGCGCGATCTGGCCAGTGAGCACATCACGCTGGCCGCCACCGGCGCGCCGGCCGCGCTGACCTGGCTGATCGACCGGCTCGGCGGCAAGCCGGAGCCCAGCGGCTGCACCACCGAGACGAAACTTGCCACCGCGCTCGACCCGGCCGCGCTGACCACCCTGTTCAAGTACCTGGCCGGGTTGAAGGACTTCTTCTTCTGA
- a CDS encoding NAD+ synthase → MPQLRIAMAQINSTVGDLDGNAALTVEWTRKAAEAGAHVVVFPEMSVTGYPVEDLAQRRTFALAARQAVDDLARRLDDAGCGEVLTYVGYLDRDEAGPRNAAAALYRGEVVARQYKHHLPNYGVFDERRNFKAGWTLDVVRLHGLDIGMVICEDIWQDGGPVSALGEAGVDLVVAPNASPFERAKDDIRLPLIARRAAEAGAPLVYTNLVGGQDDLVFDGDSMVAGANGELLARAPQFVEHLLVLDLDLPEREHRPEGEYVGLEVRRRVLGAEPLPRYQPRAAPPVREPLSDEAEVWSALVVGLRDYVHKNGFRSVTFGFSGGIDSALVAALAVDALGPDSVYGVSMPSKYSSPHSRADAAELAQRLGCHYRVEPVEDMIKVYVDQLKLTGLAEENIQARTRGMLLMALSNAEGHLVLATGNKTELAVGYSTIYGDAVGGFAPIKDVFKTHVWELARWRNAEAEKRGETPPIPENSISKPPSAELRPDQLDTDSLPDYALLDDVLDDYVEGDRGYADLAAAGFAPDVIDQVVRMTDKAEYKRRQYPPGTKITFKAFGRDRRLPMTNAWREGR, encoded by the coding sequence ATGCCGCAACTGCGCATCGCGATGGCCCAGATCAACTCGACGGTCGGCGATCTGGACGGCAACGCCGCCCTGACCGTCGAATGGACGCGCAAGGCCGCGGAAGCCGGCGCGCATGTGGTCGTGTTCCCGGAAATGTCCGTCACCGGCTACCCGGTCGAGGATCTGGCACAGCGCCGCACCTTCGCGCTCGCCGCCAGACAGGCCGTGGACGACCTGGCCAGGCGGCTCGACGACGCGGGCTGCGGCGAAGTGCTGACCTATGTCGGTTATCTCGACCGCGACGAGGCCGGGCCGCGCAACGCGGCCGCGGCGCTGTACCGCGGCGAAGTGGTCGCCCGTCAGTACAAGCACCATCTGCCCAACTACGGCGTCTTCGACGAGCGCCGGAACTTCAAGGCGGGCTGGACGCTGGACGTGGTCCGGCTGCACGGCCTGGACATCGGCATGGTCATCTGCGAGGACATCTGGCAGGACGGCGGGCCGGTCTCCGCACTGGGCGAGGCCGGGGTCGACCTGGTGGTGGCGCCGAACGCGTCCCCCTTCGAGCGCGCCAAGGACGACATCCGGCTGCCGCTGATCGCCCGCCGGGCCGCCGAAGCCGGCGCGCCGCTGGTGTACACGAACCTGGTCGGCGGGCAGGACGACCTGGTATTCGACGGGGACTCGATGGTGGCCGGCGCGAACGGCGAGTTGCTCGCCCGCGCCCCGCAGTTCGTCGAGCACCTGCTGGTGCTGGATCTGGACCTGCCCGAGCGCGAGCACCGACCCGAAGGCGAGTACGTCGGCCTGGAAGTCCGCCGCCGGGTGCTCGGCGCGGAACCGCTGCCCCGCTACCAGCCGCGAGCCGCACCGCCGGTCCGCGAGCCGCTGTCCGACGAGGCGGAGGTCTGGTCGGCGCTGGTGGTCGGCCTGCGCGACTACGTGCACAAGAACGGCTTCCGCTCGGTGACCTTCGGCTTCTCCGGCGGCATCGACTCGGCGCTGGTGGCCGCGCTGGCCGTGGACGCGCTCGGCCCGGACTCCGTGTACGGCGTGTCCATGCCCTCGAAGTACTCGTCACCGCACTCCCGCGCGGACGCCGCGGAGCTGGCCCAACGGCTGGGCTGTCACTACCGGGTGGAACCGGTGGAGGACATGATCAAGGTCTACGTGGACCAGCTGAAGCTGACCGGGCTGGCCGAGGAGAACATCCAAGCCAGGACCAGGGGCATGCTGCTGATGGCGCTGTCCAACGCGGAGGGTCATCTGGTGCTGGCCACCGGGAACAAGACCGAGCTGGCGGTGGGCTACTCGACCATCTACGGCGACGCGGTCGGCGGGTTCGCGCCGATCAAGGACGTGTTCAAGACGCATGTCTGGGAGCTGGCCCGCTGGCGCAACGCCGAGGCGGAGAAGCGCGGCGAAACCCCGCCGATCCCGGAGAACTCGATCAGCAAGCCGCCTTCCGCCGAGCTGCGGCCGGACCAGCTGGACACCGACTCGCTGCCGGACTACGCGCTGCTCGACGACGTGCTGGACGACTACGTGGAAGGCGACCGGGGCTACGCGGACCTGGCCGCGGCCGGGTTCGCGCCGGACGTGATCGACCAGGTGGTGCGGATGACCGACAAGGCCGAGTACAAGCGTCGCCAGTACCCGCCCGGCACCAAGATCACCTTCAAGGCCTTCGGCCGGGACCGCCGTCTCCCCATGACCAACGCCTGGCGCGAAGGCCGCTGA
- a CDS encoding S8 family peptidase: MAVLRRAFGVTVLATVLGAGMAVPAAASVPPEEAAVALTAEPVLAEPPGTLVMPYVVATGANRVQTWLAEHAVRAVGGSVISSYPQVGVVVAYSAADGFAEKLRRLPGIDAVGATRTAKIPVEFFAPRKDVRYTGPGSPNSDQVPPEGTAWDVPALGVNEAHEVTTGSRRVTVGVLDTGVDDTHPDLAGAFDAGKSVSCLSGWADRGAGAWRPTLDGHGTHLAGTIAAARDGAGVLGIAPGVRLASVKMAELDDTETPESMVCGFVWAAEHGFAVTNNSYRSIPWRYSCDDQIDQSAIRLVVGRAVAYAQRRDVLVVASAGNAGIDLDDRKVDTESPADSTPVRRDIDNDCIRLPHELPGVVGAGALDEKLLKASFSNYSFKRVTVAAPGVRTWSTWPGGQYRAISGTSMAAPHASGVAALIASQHPRWDDDRIARELLATTAPLPCPPLYDPNGDGKPDAVCATRAPLTNFYGRGLVHAATAVS, encoded by the coding sequence ATGGCGGTTCTGAGACGGGCATTCGGGGTGACCGTGCTGGCGACGGTGCTCGGTGCGGGCATGGCGGTTCCGGCGGCGGCTTCGGTGCCTCCGGAGGAAGCGGCGGTGGCGCTCACCGCCGAACCGGTACTGGCCGAGCCGCCCGGCACGCTGGTCATGCCGTATGTGGTGGCGACCGGCGCGAACCGGGTGCAGACCTGGCTGGCCGAGCACGCGGTGCGCGCGGTCGGTGGCTCGGTGATCTCCTCGTATCCCCAGGTCGGCGTCGTGGTGGCCTACTCGGCCGCGGACGGGTTCGCCGAGAAGCTGCGCCGGCTGCCCGGGATCGACGCGGTCGGCGCGACCAGGACGGCCAAGATTCCGGTCGAGTTCTTCGCGCCCCGCAAGGATGTGCGCTACACCGGGCCCGGCTCGCCGAACAGCGACCAGGTGCCGCCGGAGGGCACCGCCTGGGACGTGCCCGCGCTCGGTGTCAACGAGGCGCACGAGGTCACCACCGGCAGCCGCCGAGTGACCGTCGGGGTGCTCGACACCGGCGTGGACGACACCCACCCCGACCTGGCCGGGGCGTTCGACGCCGGCAAGTCGGTGTCCTGCCTGTCCGGCTGGGCCGATCGCGGCGCCGGCGCCTGGCGGCCCACCTTGGACGGCCACGGCACGCACCTTGCCGGCACCATCGCCGCGGCCCGCGACGGGGCCGGGGTGCTCGGCATCGCGCCCGGGGTCCGGCTGGCGTCGGTGAAAATGGCCGAGCTGGACGACACCGAAACTCCGGAGAGCATGGTCTGCGGGTTCGTCTGGGCCGCCGAACACGGCTTCGCGGTCACCAACAACAGCTACCGCTCGATCCCGTGGCGCTACAGCTGCGACGACCAGATTGACCAGTCCGCGATCCGGCTCGTGGTCGGCCGCGCGGTGGCCTACGCGCAGCGGCGGGACGTGCTCGTGGTCGCTTCGGCCGGGAACGCCGGGATCGACCTGGACGACCGGAAGGTGGACACCGAGAGCCCGGCTGACAGCACCCCGGTGCGGCGGGACATCGACAACGACTGCATCCGGCTGCCGCACGAGCTGCCCGGGGTGGTCGGGGCCGGCGCCCTGGACGAGAAGCTGTTGAAGGCGAGCTTCTCCAACTACTCGTTCAAGCGGGTCACGGTGGCCGCACCCGGCGTGCGGACCTGGTCCACCTGGCCGGGCGGGCAATATCGCGCGATCAGCGGAACCTCGATGGCCGCGCCGCACGCCAGCGGGGTCGCCGCGCTGATCGCGTCCCAGCATCCGCGCTGGGACGACGACCGCATCGCCCGCGAGCTGCTGGCCACCACCGCACCGCTGCCGTGCCCGCCGCTCTACGACCCGAACGGCGACGGCAAACCGGACGCCGTCTGCGCCACCCGGGCCCCGCTCACCAACTTCTACGGCCGCGGCCTAGTCCACGCCGCCACCGCCGTCTCCTGA
- a CDS encoding methylated-DNA--[protein]-cysteine S-methyltransferase — translation MTASGYTLFETAIGHCGVAWGEHGLVHVQLPEGSPQRTRARLLRYFRGTPEAAPTPEVRRAIDDMVRLLAGDRTDLSGIEVDLREVPEFHRRVYEVARTIPPGATLTYGDIAARLGAPGSARAVGQALGRNPVPIVVPCHRVLAAGGKMGGFSANGGTDTKHRMLVIEGAQDDAPTLF, via the coding sequence ATGACGGCATCGGGCTACACCTTGTTCGAGACCGCGATCGGCCACTGCGGGGTGGCCTGGGGCGAGCACGGCCTGGTGCACGTCCAGTTGCCGGAGGGCAGCCCGCAGCGGACCAGGGCGCGGCTGTTGCGGTACTTCCGCGGCACCCCGGAGGCCGCGCCCACGCCGGAGGTGCGGCGCGCGATCGACGACATGGTGCGGCTGCTGGCAGGCGACCGCACCGACCTCTCCGGCATCGAGGTGGATCTGCGCGAGGTACCGGAGTTCCACCGGCGGGTGTACGAGGTCGCCCGCACCATTCCGCCGGGTGCCACGCTCACCTACGGCGACATCGCGGCCAGGCTCGGCGCGCCGGGTTCGGCCCGCGCGGTGGGCCAGGCGCTCGGCCGCAACCCGGTGCCGATCGTGGTGCCCTGCCACCGGGTGCTCGCGGCCGGCGGCAAGATGGGCGGGTTCTCCGCGAACGGCGGCACCGACACCAAACACCGGATGCTGGTGATCGAAGGCGCGCAGGACGACGCGCCCACCCTGTTCTGA